DNA from Patescibacteria group bacterium:
GTTTCAATCGGGATACAATTTCCGGCCAGAATTCGGATTTTGATTTTCTTCGGTGGGGGAGGGATTCGAACCCTCGAGACCCTTGCGGGTCTAGCAGTTTTCAAGACTGCTCGTTTCAGCCAGCTCACGCACCCCACCAACAAATGATTCGTATCTCTTCTTGTGTTTAGGATTATGCGTACCTATTAAAGTGAAGTAGCGAATAATGTCATCGCGCCTTTCTAGAGTGACAGCCCGATTATTACGTATATTAGGAAAAAAATCAAGTTTTTTCAATGCTTTATGCACTGACACTCGAAGTGGTTGCGAATAACTTACAAATGTTAATCTTGGATAACAATAGCGTTTCGTCTTTATTTTATGACATTCCTGAAAAATACAACCATCAGTATCCATAAGTCCGCGAATGCACGCCAGTAAATAATCTTTATTTTTCTTGACCCAATCAGGCATGTCTATCTCTTGCTTTACCTTATTACCTATACAAAGCCCTAATGATACACAATAATGAACAAATTCCTTACTTGAAAACTGCAGGGTAATAGTAGACTTTTTACGATAATATACTGCGGGCTTCATTTGAAAAAGCTTCAATAAAAAATGATGTAAAAATTCACTATACTTCCTGTCAGCCTTATATCCCAAAGTAATTGTGGTTTGAAAAGGAGTAATCCCCCCATCACCAAGCATAATGCCAATAAACTCTGCCAAATTTTCTGACTGTATTGGTTTATAAATTTTTCGTGGAAGTAAAATTTTATTTCTATGAAATGTCCCTATTTTATCCCACCATTCTTTCCATTTTTTCTTACGATATGCCTCATTGGAAATGAATCCGTATTTTCTATATTTGTTAATACCGCCAATCTTACCCGCTTTTGTACTAGACCAAAAAGATTCTTTAATTTCAACAGGTCTTGGAAATGGCACTTTCCCAAGAAAACATGCTCGATGTACTATTTTTAGTGGTAAAGAATATTTTCCCCTTTTCCAATCTGAATAAGTTCTTTTGTGTACTTTGAGTAATTGAGGAAGGTCAACTTGTGTCAACGAAAGCTTTGTTTCGATATTTTTGAGAAAATTAGCTTGTTTCCCCCTTGGGAAAATAACTCTTCTATCCTTTTTCATAAACTACTCTGTCATGCCACTATTACAACATAAAAAAAGTAATAACAAAATTAATCCTTTAAAACACTTTTTCTTTTTTGCCCAATACAGGTTGGCGGACTATGCCGCGGACATTGAACCAAGCAAGTAATGATGCGCCAATCTCCCGAAGTTCTCGCTGAATCATTCCTTGATACTCCCTTTTATCAGCGCTCACGCCTACTGCTTCAATTCCAAGTTTATTACAGAGATACAGCGCTCGCGGCAAATGGTAGCCCTGTGTAACAACTATAAGGGAGGTCAGATCGAAAATCTCCTTAGCCCGATAGCAGCTATCGTATGTGCGCCTGCCAGCATAATCAAGAATGATATCTTTTTCCGGTATCCCCTTCTCCAACAAAAACTGCTTCATTGCAAGCGGCTCGTTATAATCCGCACTGCGGTTATCACCGCTCACAAGAAGTTTCTTGGTCTTCTTGGCATGGTACAAATCGATGCCGGTAAGAAGCCTGTCTTCAAGACTGGTGTTTGGCCTGCCACCTTTGAGACTTGCGCCAAGAATAAGCGTAACCGGATGTGCTTCTACGGCATCAAGTACATGTATGCCATCTGAATATGAATTCTTAACTTCACTCACAACAAAACCGGAACCAAAAAAGAAGGCACCGGTAACCATAATAAGAAAAAA
Protein-coding regions in this window:
- a CDS encoding ElyC/SanA/YdcF family protein, with product MLMRIIRNFFLIMVTGAFFFGSGFVVSEVKNSYSDGIHVLDAVEAHPVTLILGASLKGGRPNTSLEDRLLTGIDLYHAKKTKKLLVSGDNRSADYNEPLAMKQFLLEKGIPEKDIILDYAGRRTYDSCYRAKEIFDLTSLIVVTQGYHLPRALYLCNKLGIEAVGVSADKREYQGMIQRELREIGASLLAWFNVRGIVRQPVLGKKEKVF